The sequence below is a genomic window from Paenibacillus silvisoli.
TCTTCAGAACGTTCTTCAGCTCGTCGTACGTCGTCGGATCCTTCAGGCCGAGCTCATCCATCCAGTCTTTGCGGATAAGGATACCGCGGTCGTTCGGCAGCTCGTTGCGGTTCGCCAGCATCCGCGGAACGAAGTAGCTTTTGCCGTCGGCTGCCTTAGCGCCCTGCACGTCCGGAAGGTCCACATATTTTTTCAAATTCGGGAATGCGCTCATATCGTCAGGCAGCGGCTTGATGATGCCTTGATCGACCCATTGATTGAACAGGTCGCCGCTCGTCGCGTCCGTGAAGAACGCATCCGGCAGCTGGCCGGAGGCCGCCCACAGCTTCGTGCGGTCGGAGTAGTCGCTCCACGACTCGTTCACCGGCTTGATCGTAATGTTGAATTTATCTTGAATCATCTTCAGCAGGTCGTCCTGCTGACCGTCTTTAATCGCCGAAGCGATGTCAAAATACGCGATGGATACTTCCAAATGGTCTTTATACAGATCGCCGGCCACCTCGCTGCCGTTGCTTGCGGCATTGTTGGACTGGCTTGCGTTGTTTCCGGTGTTGCTCGTGCCTGCGTTGCTTCCTTCGTTGCCGCCGTTGTTATTGGAACCGCAGCCGGCCAGAATGCCGGATGCCAGCAGCATGGTGCTAAGACCCACGGTAAGAGCTTTCTTGGTCATCATATCTCTTTCTCCTCCTTAAGTAGGAAACTTCGTTCAAGGACCCCGCTATCTTCACTCGTTGATGCACGCTAGCCTTTAATCGAGCCGATCATCACCCCCTTGGCAAAATATTTTTGCAGGAAGGGATAGACCGCCATGATCGGCAGGCTTGTCACCATAATAGCCGCCATCTTCAGCGAATCCTGAGGAATCTTAACCTTCGACTGGTCGATGGCCGAGACCCCGTTGTTCATGCTCAAAATTTGCGAGATGCTCGTCAGCATGTTGCGTAGCATCAGCTGCATCGGATATTTGTCCGCATCCGTCAGGAACAGCATCGGCGTATACCAATCGTTCCAGCGGTCCACCGCGTAGAAGAGCGAGATCGACGCGATAACCGGCATCGAGGTCGGGATGACGATGCGCATCAGAATCGAGAAATCGCCGGCTCCGTCGATCTTCGCGGATTCCTCCAAGCTGGCCGGAAACTCGCGGAAGAACGAGAGCATGATCCAAATATAGAACGTGTTGACGGCCGACGGAAGAATCATAACCCAGTAGCTGTTCATAAGGCCAACGCCTTTGACGGTCAGGTAGTACGGAATGAGGCCGCCGCCGAAAAACATCGTGAAAATGATGAAGCTCATAATATATTTCCAGCCCGGCATCGCTTTCTTGCTGAGCGCGTAGGCTGCAATCGTCGTCAGAAACAGGCTCATAAACGTGCCGACGAGCGTTACCACAGCGGAGACGGTGAATGCGCGGCCGACGCCGTATTTAATAATTTGGTCATAGCCTTCAAGCGTGAAGGTTGTCGGCCAGATCAGTCCGGTCGGCGTGCCGAAGGAGCTGATCAGTACGGTGTAGAACGGAAACAGCGCGCAGATCGATGCGATGATGAATAATGCGTGCAGGAGCAGATCCGCTTTGCTCTTGCCGCGGGTTGCCAGTCGCTGCTCCTCCGACAACGCGTTGCCGGCGGGCTGGCTCAATACGGTAGGCTCTGCCATTTTACATCAGCCCCTCCTGTCCCATGCGTTTGACCAAATAGTTGGCGATGACGAGCAGCGCCAGGCTGATGACCGATTTGAACAATCCGACCGCGGTGATGATGCCGAAGCCGAGATTGACTCTGCCGGAGAACGACAACCGGTACATGAACGTATCCAAAATATCCGCAACGTTATAGACCGCAGGGCTGTACATGTTGAAAATTTGATCGAAGCCGCCGTTCATAATGCCGCTGACGGCCAGGATGAGCATCATCGCGACGATGCCGTTGATGGACGGCCATGTAATGTGAAGCATCTGCTTCCACCGGTTGGCCCCGTCCATATAAGCCGCTTCGTACAGCTCCGGGCTGATTCCGGCAATCGCGGCCAAGTAAATGATGGCGCCCCAGCCGGCTTCTTTCCAGATGTTCGATGTATACAGCAAGCCCCGGAACGTATCCGAATCCGACAGCAGGCTAAGCTCTCCGAAGCCGAGATGCGTGAAAACGAGCTGAACCGCGCCGGTGTTGCCGAGAATGTTGACCAGGATGCCGCCGAGCACGACCCACGAGAGGAAGTGCGGGAAGGTGAACACCGTTTGGTACAGCTTCTTGAGCTTGGAGCCGGCAATTTCGTTCAGCAGCAGCGCAACGATAATGGCCATCGGGAATTCAATGAGAAGCCGGCCGATGCTGATGACGATCGTATTGCGGAAGGCCGTCCAAAAATCCGAATACCTGAAAATGTAGTGGAAGTTGTCCAGCCCGACCCACGGGCTGCCCAATATCCCTTTATTGAACATAAACTTCTTGAACGAGAGCGTGACGCCGTACATCGGGATGTAGGCAAAGACCAGATAATAGACGACGATCGGCAGCAAGAGCAGGTAAAACATCCTGTACTGCACGATGCGCTTCCATAGCAGTGAACCTTTCATCGGTACCATCTCCATTTTTTGCAGATGTCTTGTTGGCGCTCGGTTGATATAGACCTATTGTAGCCGTAAATGTAAGCGCTTCCTATGTACCGATTACAGCTTCTTTTGTACTGGCAATCGATCTTTTTGCGGCATCCGGCGTTTTCGGTCCGCTGCTGCTCCGTAAAAACGATTAATAAGACAAAAAAAGATGGCAATATTCCATTTTCGCTTTGTCGAATGAAAAAAAGGCGGCCGGGACCGCCTTTGAATGGTTGCGTGCTCGCACACATAATAGTTGCACACTTCTAACGAACTCCAGCAGCCTTATTTGCCCGAAATCGCGCCTTCTAGGATTCTAACGAATCTCAGAAGCGCTATTTGGCTCAAAACCGCGCCTTTTGCCCGCTTTTCGGTCAAATAACGCTTCTACGATTCGTTAGAGCTGCAAAACGGCTATTTTCGGCCAAATAAGCTCTCTAGGATTCGTTAGCGCGCCGCGCCAATTCAAGCGCCCGTCCGATACTCCCGCGGCGTTTTGCCGACGATTTTCTTGAAGATTTTGCTGAAATAGTACGCATCGTGATAGCCGACCCGCTCCCCGACGCGGTGGATCGGCAAATTGCTGTTCTTGAGCAGCTCGCACGCATGGCGAACGCGCAGCTCGGCCAGGTAGTCCGTAAACGACTGGCTCACATGCTTAATGAACAATTGGCTAATGTAGTTGCGGTTCATATAGAACTCGTCGGCCAGCATCTGCAGCGAGACGTTCTGGTGATAGTTGGTGTTCACGTAATCGATGACGGCGGCGAACGAGTCGCTGCGCAATTGGCCTTCGCGGTACATGCCGCCCAGATACGCGCCGGACATCCGCTTCAAATCCTGAATGAGCTCCGCCGCATCCTGATAACGCTCAAGGAGGCGCTCGTAATCGACCAGCAAATATTTGGACAAGCCGTCCGACTCGCTGTTTTGCGATTGAATGATGGTCGTCATCACGGTGTTATATAAGAAGAAGGCATGCTTAATCTGATACGCGCCTGTCCGAAACCACTCGATGTATTGGTCATATAAAGCGGTCAGCTCGGACATATCATGCTTCTGAAGAGCGGAGGATAGCTGCTTGAAATCGGCGAAGCCTTTGCTCGCGCCGCTCTGATATACGACAGGACGGCCGGCGATAAAATATTGAAATGCCGCCATCTCCGCATCCTCGATCGCTTCCCTTAGCGCCGACAGCTCGTGGAACAAGCCGCCGAGCCCGATCCCCCGGTACGCGCTGCCGCCAAAGCCGCCGGCCCGCTCGCTCAAATGTTCGAACAGCGGGGCCTGCCCGCTCTCCTGCACGATATAGACGCTCTTGCCGTTGCCGCTGCTCAGCCTTAAACAGCGGTACGGCTGCAGCATCGCGCCGATCTGCTCCGCATCCAGGCTGACGACGACGCGCAGGCCGCCCGCCGGCTCCAAGCCGGCATTGCCGAGCAGCTTGGCGACGCGCTCGCGCCCCTCCGGCTTGTCGTCCATGATCCATTCCATGACGGACGGCGTATCCTTGGCCGACCGGTCATCGAGCTTATCCTTCGCCTTCTTCAGCAGCGGAACGATCTCTTCCTCCTCGATCGGCTTCAGGCAGTAGCCGAGCGCGCCGAGGTTCATGCATTTTTGCACGTACGAGAACTCGGCAAAGCCGCTGACGACGATAAACAGCGTATCCAGCTGCATTTCGTTGCATTTCTTGATCAGCTCGAGGCCGCTGATTTCCGGCATCCGAATATCGACGAACGCCACGTCCGGATTCAGCTCCTTCATGAGCTGGAGCGCTTTCGGACTGTTCGTTTCCGTACCGACAACCGTAAACCCGAAACGGGCCCAGTCGACGGAATCGAGTAAATTTTTGACAACCCACTGCTCATCATCGACGATCATGGCTCTATACATGGCCGGCTGCTCCTTCCGTTTGAACGGGGATGCGAAGCGTAACGACGGTTCCCGCCCGTTCCTTGCTTTGGATTTCGATTCCGTAATGCCCCTCGAAGAGGAATTGAAGACGGTTATGAACGTTTAGCAGTCCGACGCCGCCATCCTTCTCCGAGTGCTCCTGCGCCGCCAGCCGCCCGCCTTCGAGCAGCTGCCGGATGTCCGCGAGCTTTTCATCGCTCATGCCGACGCCATCGTCCGCGACCGTCAAGAGCAGGTCCTGCCTGCCGCTCGAATCAAGCGCAAGCGCTGCGGAAACGGTCAGCGTGCCCCGCTCGTACCTCGGCTCCAAGCCGTGATAGACGGCATTTTCGACGATCGGCTGCAGAATCATTTTCGGCACCTTCACCTGCATTAAGCTCTCCTCGACCGCTGCCGAGAAATCGAACCGGCCCGAGAAGCGAATCATTTGGATGTTCATATAGGCGCGGGCGATTTGGATCTCCTCCGACAGCGGCACCGCGTCTTCTCCCTTGATGCTGTAGCGGAAAATACGGGACAGCGCCCGCGTCATATCGCGAATTTCCGGCACCTCCCGTTCGGAGGCTAGGCCGCGGATCGTGTCCAGCGTGT
It includes:
- a CDS encoding carbohydrate ABC transporter permease; amino-acid sequence: MAEPTVLSQPAGNALSEEQRLATRGKSKADLLLHALFIIASICALFPFYTVLISSFGTPTGLIWPTTFTLEGYDQIIKYGVGRAFTVSAVVTLVGTFMSLFLTTIAAYALSKKAMPGWKYIMSFIIFTMFFGGGLIPYYLTVKGVGLMNSYWVMILPSAVNTFYIWIMLSFFREFPASLEESAKIDGAGDFSILMRIVIPTSMPVIASISLFYAVDRWNDWYTPMLFLTDADKYPMQLMLRNMLTSISQILSMNNGVSAIDQSKVKIPQDSLKMAAIMVTSLPIMAVYPFLQKYFAKGVMIGSIKG
- a CDS encoding ABC transporter permease is translated as MKGSLLWKRIVQYRMFYLLLLPIVVYYLVFAYIPMYGVTLSFKKFMFNKGILGSPWVGLDNFHYIFRYSDFWTAFRNTIVISIGRLLIEFPMAIIVALLLNEIAGSKLKKLYQTVFTFPHFLSWVVLGGILVNILGNTGAVQLVFTHLGFGELSLLSDSDTFRGLLYTSNIWKEAGWGAIIYLAAIAGISPELYEAAYMDGANRWKQMLHITWPSINGIVAMMLILAVSGIMNGGFDQIFNMYSPAVYNVADILDTFMYRLSFSGRVNLGFGIITAVGLFKSVISLALLVIANYLVKRMGQEGLM
- a CDS encoding response regulator; the encoded protein is MYRAMIVDDEQWVVKNLLDSVDWARFGFTVVGTETNSPKALQLMKELNPDVAFVDIRMPEISGLELIKKCNEMQLDTLFIVVSGFAEFSYVQKCMNLGALGYCLKPIEEEEIVPLLKKAKDKLDDRSAKDTPSVMEWIMDDKPEGRERVAKLLGNAGLEPAGGLRVVVSLDAEQIGAMLQPYRCLRLSSGNGKSVYIVQESGQAPLFEHLSERAGGFGGSAYRGIGLGGLFHELSALREAIEDAEMAAFQYFIAGRPVVYQSGASKGFADFKQLSSALQKHDMSELTALYDQYIEWFRTGAYQIKHAFFLYNTVMTTIIQSQNSESDGLSKYLLVDYERLLERYQDAAELIQDLKRMSGAYLGGMYREGQLRSDSFAAVIDYVNTNYHQNVSLQMLADEFYMNRNYISQLFIKHVSQSFTDYLAELRVRHACELLKNSNLPIHRVGERVGYHDAYYFSKIFKKIVGKTPREYRTGA